One window of Rissa tridactyla isolate bRisTri1 chromosome 12, bRisTri1.patW.cur.20221130, whole genome shotgun sequence genomic DNA carries:
- the YTHDF1 gene encoding YTH domain-containing family protein 1 isoform X1, translating to MSATSVDPQRPKGQDNKVQNGSLHQKDTVHDNDFEPYLSGQSNQNSSYPSMTDPYLSSYYPPSIGFPYSLSEAPWSTGGDPPIPYLTTYGQLSNGDHHFMHDAVFGQPGGLGNNIYQHRFNFFPENPAFSAWGTSGSQGQQTQSSAYGSSYSYPPSSLGGTIVDGQTGFHNDTLNKAPGMNSIEQGMVGLKIGGDVTTSAVKTVGSVVNSAGMTGALSGNGGSNVNLPVSKPTSWAAIASKPAKPQPKMKTKTGPVIGGALPPPPIKHNMDIGTWDNKGPVAKVPAPQQIPSPQSVPQPQQQIVQPVPTQPPPLTQPQYQTPQQPPQNRWVAPRNRNAAFGQSGGTGNESNSAGSTQPNPVPSGESHPVLEKLKAAHSYNPKDFEWNLKNGRVFIIKSYSEDDIHRSIKYSIWCSTEHGNKRLDSAFRSMNSKGPVYLLFSVNGSGHFCGVAEMKSPVDYGTSAGVWSQDKWKGKFDVKWIFVKDVPNNQLRHIRLENNDNKPVTNSRDTQEVPLEKAKQVLKIIATYKHTTSIFDDFSHYEKRQEEEEVVRKVNLLKNLFYTQIWGK from the exons TACAAAATGGTTCATTACATCAGAAGGATACAGTTCATGACAACGATTTTGAACCTTACCTTTCTGGGCAGTCAAATCAG aaCAGTAGCTATCCATCAATGACTGATCCCTATCTGTCCAGTTACTATCCACCATCTATTGGGTTCCCCTATTCTCTCAGTGAAGCACCATGGTCTACAGGAGGAGATCCTCCTATCCCGTATCTCACCACCTATGGACAGCTCAGTAATGGAGATCATCATTTTATGCACGATGCTGTTTTTGGACAGCCTGGGGGTCTGGGAAATAATATCTATCAACACCGGTTTAACTTTTTCCCTGAAAATCCTGCCTTCTCAGCTTGGGGAACAAGTGGATCCCAAGGACAGCAGACTCAAAGCTCAGCATATGGGAGCAGTTACAGCTACCCGCCTAGTTCATTGGGTGGTACCATTGTGGATGGACAAACGGGATTTCATAATGATACATTAAATAAAGCTCCTGGAATGAACAGTATTGAACAGGGAATGGTTGGACTGAAGATTGGTGGAGATGTTACAACTTCTGCGGTGAAAACAGTAGGTTCTGTTGTCAACAGTGCTGGGATGACTGGTGCTCTTTCTGGTAACGGTGGATCTAATGTAAACTTGCCGGTATCTAAACCAACTTCTTGGGCTGCTATAGCTAGCAAGCCTGCAAAACCACAgcctaaaatgaaaacaaaaaccgGACCTGTAATTGGAGGAGCGTTGCCTCCTCCACCTATAAAGCATAATATGGACATAGGTACTTGGGACAATAAGGGTCCTGTGGCAAAAGTTCCGGCCCCCCAACAGATACCTTCTCCTCAGTCTGTCCCACAGCCACAGCAACAAATTGTTCAGCCTGTTCCAACTCAGCCTCCTCCATTGACTCAGCCACAGTATCAGACCCCTCAGCAGCCACCCCAAAATCGCTGGGTAGCTCCCCGCAACAGAAATGCAGCTTTTGGTCAAAGTGGAGGAACTGGTAACGAGAGCAACTCAGCTGGCAGTACCCAGCCTAACCCTGTTCCAAGTGGCGAGTCCCATCCTGTTCTTGAAAAACTGAAAGCTGCTCACAGCTATAACCCTAAAGATTTTGAATGGAACCTTAAAAATGGACGTGTGTTCATAATAAAGAGCTATTCTGAGGATGATATTCATCGTTCCATTAAGTATTCTATTTGGTGTAGTACGGAACATGGCAACAAACGCCTGGACAGTGCTTTTCGGTCCATGAACAGCAAGGGTCCAGTCTACTTGCTATTCAGTGTCAATGGCAGTGGACACTTCTGTGGAGTAGCAGAGATGAAATCACCTGTGGACTATGGCACCAGTGCAGGTGTCTGGTCTCAGGACAAGTGGAAGGGGAAATTTGATGTCAAGTGGATCTTTGTGAAGGATGTGCCCAACAACCAGCTCCGACACATCAGGCTGGAGAACAATGACAACAAACCCGTTACAAACTCCCGTGACACACAGGAGGTGCccttagaaaaagcaaaacaagtgcTTAAAATTATTGCTACTTACAAGCACACGACCTCCATCTTTGATGACTTTTCTCATTATGAAAAGCGCCAAGAAGAAGAGGAGGTGGTGCGGAAGGTAAACttattaaaaaatttattttatacacAGATATGGGGAAAATGA
- the YTHDF1 gene encoding YTH domain-containing family protein 1 isoform X2 yields MSATSVDPQRPKGQDNKVQNGSLHQKDTVHDNDFEPYLSGQSNQNSSYPSMTDPYLSSYYPPSIGFPYSLSEAPWSTGGDPPIPYLTTYGQLSNGDHHFMHDAVFGQPGGLGNNIYQHRFNFFPENPAFSAWGTSGSQGQQTQSSAYGSSYSYPPSSLGGTIVDGQTGFHNDTLNKAPGMNSIEQGMVGLKIGGDVTTSAVKTVGSVVNSAGMTGALSGNGGSNVNLPVSKPTSWAAIASKPAKPQPKMKTKTGPVIGGALPPPPIKHNMDIGTWDNKGPVAKVPAPQQIPSPQSVPQPQQQIVQPVPTQPPPLTQPQYQTPQQPPQNRWVAPRNRNAAFGQSGGTGNESNSAGSTQPNPVPSGESHPVLEKLKAAHSYNPKDFEWNLKNGRVFIIKSYSEDDIHRSIKYSIWCSTEHGNKRLDSAFRSMNSKGPVYLLFSVNGSGHFCGVAEMKSPVDYGTSAGVWSQDKWKGKFDVKWIFVKDVPNNQLRHIRLENNDNKPVTNSRDTQEVPLEKAKQVLKIIATYKHTTSIFDDFSHYEKRQEEEEVVRKERQNRNKQ; encoded by the exons TACAAAATGGTTCATTACATCAGAAGGATACAGTTCATGACAACGATTTTGAACCTTACCTTTCTGGGCAGTCAAATCAG aaCAGTAGCTATCCATCAATGACTGATCCCTATCTGTCCAGTTACTATCCACCATCTATTGGGTTCCCCTATTCTCTCAGTGAAGCACCATGGTCTACAGGAGGAGATCCTCCTATCCCGTATCTCACCACCTATGGACAGCTCAGTAATGGAGATCATCATTTTATGCACGATGCTGTTTTTGGACAGCCTGGGGGTCTGGGAAATAATATCTATCAACACCGGTTTAACTTTTTCCCTGAAAATCCTGCCTTCTCAGCTTGGGGAACAAGTGGATCCCAAGGACAGCAGACTCAAAGCTCAGCATATGGGAGCAGTTACAGCTACCCGCCTAGTTCATTGGGTGGTACCATTGTGGATGGACAAACGGGATTTCATAATGATACATTAAATAAAGCTCCTGGAATGAACAGTATTGAACAGGGAATGGTTGGACTGAAGATTGGTGGAGATGTTACAACTTCTGCGGTGAAAACAGTAGGTTCTGTTGTCAACAGTGCTGGGATGACTGGTGCTCTTTCTGGTAACGGTGGATCTAATGTAAACTTGCCGGTATCTAAACCAACTTCTTGGGCTGCTATAGCTAGCAAGCCTGCAAAACCACAgcctaaaatgaaaacaaaaaccgGACCTGTAATTGGAGGAGCGTTGCCTCCTCCACCTATAAAGCATAATATGGACATAGGTACTTGGGACAATAAGGGTCCTGTGGCAAAAGTTCCGGCCCCCCAACAGATACCTTCTCCTCAGTCTGTCCCACAGCCACAGCAACAAATTGTTCAGCCTGTTCCAACTCAGCCTCCTCCATTGACTCAGCCACAGTATCAGACCCCTCAGCAGCCACCCCAAAATCGCTGGGTAGCTCCCCGCAACAGAAATGCAGCTTTTGGTCAAAGTGGAGGAACTGGTAACGAGAGCAACTCAGCTGGCAGTACCCAGCCTAACCCTGTTCCAAGTGGCGAGTCCCATCCTGTTCTTGAAAAACTGAAAGCTGCTCACAGCTATAACCCTAAAGATTTTGAATGGAACCTTAAAAATGGACGTGTGTTCATAATAAAGAGCTATTCTGAGGATGATATTCATCGTTCCATTAAGTATTCTATTTGGTGTAGTACGGAACATGGCAACAAACGCCTGGACAGTGCTTTTCGGTCCATGAACAGCAAGGGTCCAGTCTACTTGCTATTCAGTGTCAATGGCAGTGGACACTTCTGTGGAGTAGCAGAGATGAAATCACCTGTGGACTATGGCACCAGTGCAGGTGTCTGGTCTCAGGACAAGTGGAAGGGGAAATTTGATGTCAAGTGGATCTTTGTGAAGGATGTGCCCAACAACCAGCTCCGACACATCAGGCTGGAGAACAATGACAACAAACCCGTTACAAACTCCCGTGACACACAGGAGGTGCccttagaaaaagcaaaacaagtgcTTAAAATTATTGCTACTTACAAGCACACGACCTCCATCTTTGATGACTTTTCTCATTATGAAAAGCGCCAAGAAGAAGAGGAGGTGGTGCGGAAG